Proteins found in one Actinomycetota bacterium genomic segment:
- a CDS encoding type II secretion system F family protein, whose protein sequence is MILLASLAVGVVAYLAVGLITGFTPHLRRLVRPARERPDRQVWLIQAGSDLSVAQFVTGSVAAGVVVLALVALLTGDPLVAFVPAAAAGLLPAAYFGRRRARLLLEVQQAWPDGVRHLIGGIQSGLSLQQSIAGLASSGPEPLRVAFDRFTVNARMMGVPAALEVVKAQLADPTSDRVLEVLLLAHEQGGRIVVEVLRDLADATARDLKTMEEIASDQVEPKINSWAVFALPWLVLVLLTATQGSIRRFYGTPAGAAVIVVAALMSLAGILIVYRLSRQAPEQRVLAGRPPGAGVAR, encoded by the coding sequence GTGATCCTGCTCGCCTCGCTGGCGGTGGGGGTGGTGGCGTACCTGGCCGTCGGCCTGATCACCGGGTTCACCCCACACCTGCGCCGGCTGGTCCGCCCCGCCCGGGAGCGCCCGGACCGCCAGGTGTGGCTCATCCAGGCAGGCTCGGATCTCTCGGTCGCCCAGTTCGTCACCGGCTCGGTGGCCGCCGGGGTGGTGGTGCTCGCCCTGGTCGCGCTGCTCACCGGCGACCCGCTGGTGGCCTTCGTCCCGGCGGCGGCCGCTGGGCTGCTGCCCGCCGCCTACTTCGGGCGCCGGCGGGCTCGCCTGCTGCTGGAGGTGCAGCAGGCCTGGCCGGACGGGGTCCGCCACCTGATCGGGGGCATCCAGTCCGGACTCTCCCTGCAGCAGTCGATCGCCGGGCTGGCGAGCTCGGGCCCCGAGCCCCTGCGGGTGGCCTTCGACCGGTTCACGGTGAACGCCCGCATGATGGGGGTTCCGGCGGCCCTGGAGGTGGTGAAGGCGCAGCTCGCCGACCCCACCTCCGACCGGGTCCTCGAGGTGCTCCTCCTGGCCCACGAGCAGGGCGGACGCATCGTGGTCGAGGTGCTGCGCGACCTGGCTGACGCCACCGCCCGCGATCTGAAGACCATGGAGGAGATCGCCTCGGACCAGGTGGAGCCGAAGATCAACAGCTGGGCGGTCTTCGCCCTGCCCTGGCTGGTCCTGGTCCTGCTCACCGCCACCCAGGGCTCGATCCGCCGCTTCTACGGCACCCCGGCGGGGGCGGCGGTGATCGTGGTGGCGGCGCTGATGAGCCTGGCGGGGATCCTGATCGTGTACCGGCTGAGCCGCCAGGCCCCCGAGCAGCGCGTGCTGGCCGGGCGCCCGCCGGGAGCGGGGGTGGCCCGGTGA
- a CDS encoding type II secretion system F family protein: MSIDARMVLAALLAGVAVAGLAALLVPPTPRLAGRVRPYTQVARARLGRTADAPAVAEPEPWLTGTSLQRLFGPPLAGLAGGLARVVDARSDEGLHLDLRRAGYGELSVEAYRMRQLGASALGAAAGVGLGVALSSAVLALVLGGLGLVVGATRWRSRLDAGIRTRRERTRIELYTVNQLLAMHLKTGGGPIQATQRIVARGSGIVVDELGEGLRLIAGGMAPSDAFARIAALTAEPQAARTYSLLAAGAERGVDVAAALLAFSEDIRDGRREDLHRAATRRRATMLVPIIALLAPVMLLLVLAPIPSMVFGLH, translated from the coding sequence GTGAGCATCGATGCCCGCATGGTCCTGGCCGCCCTCCTGGCCGGGGTGGCCGTCGCCGGCCTGGCCGCCCTGCTGGTCCCGCCGACCCCACGGCTGGCGGGCCGGGTACGCCCCTACACGCAGGTGGCCCGGGCCCGGTTGGGGCGCACCGCCGATGCCCCGGCGGTGGCCGAGCCGGAGCCGTGGCTGACCGGGACCTCGCTGCAGCGGCTGTTCGGCCCGCCGCTGGCTGGCTTGGCGGGCGGGCTGGCACGGGTGGTGGATGCCCGCAGCGACGAGGGCCTGCACCTCGACCTGCGCCGGGCGGGGTACGGGGAGCTGTCGGTCGAGGCCTACCGGATGCGCCAGCTGGGGGCCTCGGCCCTCGGGGCGGCCGCAGGCGTCGGCCTGGGGGTGGCGCTCAGCTCCGCAGTCCTCGCCCTCGTGCTCGGGGGCCTGGGGCTCGTGGTGGGGGCCACCCGCTGGCGCTCCCGCCTCGATGCCGGCATCCGGACCCGGAGGGAGCGCACCCGCATCGAGCTGTACACGGTCAACCAGCTCCTCGCCATGCACCTGAAGACCGGCGGTGGCCCCATCCAGGCGACGCAGCGGATCGTCGCCCGGGGCTCGGGGATCGTCGTCGATGAGCTGGGCGAGGGCCTGCGCCTGATCGCCGGGGGGATGGCCCCTTCCGACGCCTTCGCCCGCATCGCCGCCCTCACCGCCGAGCCGCAGGCCGCCCGTACCTACTCCCTGCTGGCGGCGGGAGCTGAGCGGGGCGTCGATGTCGCCGCCGCCCTCCTGGCCTTCAGCGAGGACATCCGGGACGGGCGCCGGGAGGACCTGCACCGGGCCGCCACCCGGCGGCGGGCGACCATGCTCGTGCCGATCATCGCCCTGCTGGCCCCCGTCATGCTCCTGCTGGTCCTGGCCCCGATCCCGAGCATGGTGTTCGGTTTGCACTAA
- a CDS encoding pilus assembly protein TadG-related protein, with translation MRRLRRAIRAGEGGFLTIWMLGLCFLLLALGGVSVDLWHVFAARQQLEGIVDAAALAGASGISPPEAQQGVVRLDAAQVTRLVQASVAAQLDRSALVSCCVVDLQGTEVTVSATGHASLTLLRLLSGQAQVTFDVSSTAAVHRSP, from the coding sequence GTGAGACGGCTGCGCCGGGCCATCCGGGCGGGCGAGGGGGGCTTCCTCACCATCTGGATGCTCGGTCTGTGCTTCCTGCTCCTCGCCCTGGGCGGCGTCAGCGTGGACCTGTGGCACGTCTTCGCCGCCCGCCAGCAGCTGGAGGGCATCGTGGATGCGGCCGCCCTCGCCGGGGCCTCGGGCATCAGCCCGCCCGAGGCGCAGCAGGGAGTGGTCCGCCTCGACGCCGCCCAGGTGACCCGGCTGGTGCAGGCCAGCGTGGCGGCCCAGCTTGACCGGAGCGCTCTTGTAAGCTGCTGTGTCGTGGATCTTCAGGGGACGGAGGTCACCGTATCTGCCACCGGGCATGCATCGCTCACGCTGCTGCGCCTCCTCTCGGGCCAGGCGCAGGTGACGTTCGACGTCTCGTCGACTGCCGCCGTGCACCGGTCGCCGTAG
- a CDS encoding DUF72 domain-containing protein — translation MGAVLVGTASWTDKTLIDSHAFYPPEATSADARLRYYASQFPIVEVDSTYYFPPTERNAALWAQRTPVEFTFHIKAYSLLTRHPTRRQSLPEELRPPADEGEGKKGKGSPFVYASHLPAEALDEVWRQFREALMPLHSAGKLGVVHFQFPEWFLPGAESRDYLLECAGRLPDYQIAVEFRNATWVNERNRERTLGLLREHHLPFTCVDMPQGFRSSLPPMAEATSSALAYVRFHGRNTEAWEATHATATPRFAYLYSQDELAGWVPRIQALAGQAREVHVLMNNCYRDNAQVNARQLVDLLR, via the coding sequence GTGGGGGCCGTCCTGGTCGGGACCGCCTCATGGACGGACAAGACCCTCATCGACAGCCACGCCTTCTACCCGCCTGAGGCGACGTCCGCCGACGCCCGCCTGCGTTACTACGCCAGCCAGTTCCCCATCGTCGAGGTGGACTCCACCTACTACTTCCCGCCGACGGAGCGCAATGCCGCCCTGTGGGCGCAACGCACCCCGGTGGAGTTCACCTTCCACATCAAGGCCTACTCGCTCCTGACCCGCCACCCCACCCGGCGCCAGTCCCTGCCCGAGGAGCTGCGGCCGCCCGCCGACGAGGGAGAAGGAAAGAAGGGGAAGGGATCCCCGTTCGTCTACGCCTCCCACCTCCCCGCCGAGGCCCTCGATGAGGTGTGGCGCCAGTTCCGGGAGGCGCTCATGCCGCTGCACTCGGCCGGCAAGCTGGGCGTGGTGCACTTCCAGTTCCCCGAGTGGTTCCTGCCCGGGGCGGAGAGCCGCGACTACCTCCTGGAGTGTGCCGGGCGGCTGCCCGACTACCAGATCGCCGTCGAGTTCCGCAACGCCACCTGGGTCAACGAGCGCAACCGGGAGCGCACGCTGGGGTTGCTGCGGGAGCACCACCTCCCGTTCACGTGCGTGGACATGCCCCAGGGCTTCCGCTCCAGCCTGCCGCCGATGGCGGAGGCGACCAGCTCGGCGCTCGCCTACGTCCGCTTCCACGGGCGCAACACCGAGGCCTGGGAGGCCACCCACGCCACTGCCACACCCCGGTTCGCCTACCTGTACAGCCAGGACGAGCTCGCCGGCTGGGTGCCCCGGATCCAGGCCCTCGCCGGGCAGGCCCGGGAGGTGCACGTGCTCATGAACAACTGTTACCGGGACAACGCCCAGGTGAACGCCCGCCAGTTGGTGGACCTGCTGCGCTGA
- a CDS encoding TetR family transcriptional regulator yields the protein MRDELPGTTKERIVAAALETLKEEGFAGTSARAIARRGNFNQALIFYHFGTLNDLLLAALDRTSAERMARYREAVRSPGSVEDRIRMATDLYREDLETGHITVISELIAGSLARPDLGPEVVARMEPWVELVEEVLADVLASSPLAGLIQPRPLAFGVIALYLGVDLLSHLDQDHSRADALFETAGRLAPLLVPVLSGFTNPASMPKPGTVRSLGARRSRP from the coding sequence ATGCGGGACGAGCTGCCGGGGACCACGAAGGAGCGCATCGTTGCCGCCGCCCTGGAGACGCTGAAGGAGGAAGGCTTCGCCGGCACCAGCGCCCGGGCGATCGCCCGGCGGGGCAACTTCAACCAGGCGCTGATCTTCTACCACTTCGGTACCTTGAACGATCTCCTGCTCGCCGCGCTCGACCGCACCAGTGCCGAGCGTATGGCTCGCTACCGGGAGGCGGTCCGGTCGCCGGGGAGTGTCGAGGACCGTATCCGGATGGCCACGGATCTGTACCGCGAGGACCTCGAGACCGGCCACATCACGGTGATCTCCGAGCTGATCGCCGGCAGCCTCGCCCGCCCGGACCTGGGCCCCGAGGTGGTCGCCCGGATGGAACCCTGGGTGGAACTCGTGGAGGAGGTGCTGGCCGACGTGCTGGCGTCCTCGCCGCTGGCCGGGCTCATCCAGCCCCGGCCTCTGGCCTTCGGTGTGATTGCTCTCTACCTCGGTGTGGATCTCCTATCGCACCTGGACCAGGACCACTCCCGAGCCGACGCCCTGTTCGAGACGGCCGGCCGCCTTGCACCATTGCTGGTCCCGGTGCTCAGTGGGTTCACAAACCCGGCAAGTATGCCCAAGCCCGGCACCGTTCGCAGCCTGGGGGCCCGCCGGTCCCGGCCCTGA